Within Syntrophus gentianae, the genomic segment CGTCAAATCATTATATTTAAGAACGTGCGGTTTTTTATGAAGGGCCATGACCTGCAGGGTATGCTGAAAACGACAGATTAAATATTTGGAAAAGGATGTTTCTTAGAAAAAGGGCTGACAACAATTGAGATGAGCTCAAGGCAACTGCCCATAAGAATCGCGGCGGAATAAATGAAAATCCTTTATTATGATTGCTTTTCCGGAATCAGCGGCGACATGAATCTGGGCGCCATGTTGGATCTCGGGATAAACCCATCCTATCTGCTGGAGGAATTGAAAAAGATTCGAATTGATTCCTATGAAATTCGAATCTCCCGGGATAAACGGCGTGGCATTTCAGGAACACGATTCGAAGTATTTATACCCCCGGAGTCTTCTCCTCGACATTCGAGGAACTATCCGGAAATTACCCTGCTTATTCAGGAAAGCGAATTGTCTGAAAGGGCAAAGGAGCTTTCCCTCCTTATTTTCATGAAGATTGCCGAGGCGGAGGCCCGAATTCATGACTGCCCTCTGGAAGAAATTCATTTCCATGAAGTGGGAGCCATCGATTCCATTCTCGATATTGTCGGCGCAGCCGTATGTCTGGATTATTTACAAGTGGATCGGGTGCTTTCTTCTTCCGTTGAAGTCGGAGGAGGGGTTGTCCGGTGCGCCCATGGGATTCTGCCTGTTCCGGCTCCGGCGACAACGGAGATTCTCAAGGGGATTCCCATCAAGTATGGCGGCGTGCCTTTCGAAACAACGACACCGACCGGAGCGGCGATTCTTGCGGCCACGGTGAACGCCTTTACGGATAAGGTGAATTTCACACCCCAAAAAATTGGTTACGGGATCGGACAGAGAGATGCGGAGATTCCCAATGTCCTGCGTGTCTTTCTGGGGGAAAGCGAGGGTGACCTCGAGGAGGGGGTTACGGAAGAGGATGCCTGGCTGGTGGAATGCAACCTCGATGATATGAATCCGGAGCTGTATGAGGCGGTTATGGAGGCCCTCTTTGAAAAAGGGGCGCTGGATGTCTATCTTACGCCGATTCTTATGAAGAAATCCCGTCCCGCAGTGACGCTCAGCGTCATCTGCAGTGGAGACCGGAAAAGGGACATGGAAGAGGTTATCTGGTATCAGACGACAACGTTCGGTTTGAGATCCAGCCGGATTTCCAAGGCCATGCTGAAAAGAGAGTTTGCCGAAGTGAAAACCCAATACGGTCCCGTCTCAATGAAATATGCCGTTTTTCGAGGAAGAAGGATCAAATCCAAGCCGGAATATGAAGATTGTAAGAGGCTGGCCATGGAAAACGGGGTCGGGATCAAAGAGATCATGGATCTGTTGTCTGCCGGGATCACTGAGACATGATATTTTATCCGGAGGAAAAGAGGGCACCGTAAATGGAGGCGTTCCGCGAAATTCTTGAAAAAGTGAAGAAAGGCGCTATCGGGGTCGATGAGGGCCTGAGCCTTCTGAAGGGACAGTTCTATCTGGATGTGGGGTGCGCCAAGGTTGACCTCCAACGGGAATCGCGCGTCGGTTATCCGGAGGTGATCTACTGTTCCGGCAAAACGGCCGAGCAGGTCAAAGCGATTCTGGAGGCGATGCTGGAACGGGATAGCAATATTTTAGCGACACGGGTGAGCCTGGAATTGTTTGAAGAAATTCGGGAAATCTGTCCCGATGCCCTTTACTCCCCGCTGGCCAGGGTTGTTGCCATCAAACGGAAAAAAGTGGAAGTCCCTTCCAGTTATATTGCCGTTGTAACCGCCGGAACCTCGGACCTGCCGGTGGCTGAAGAGGCCGCCCTGACGGCTGAACTCTTCGGCAACCGCGTTGAACGGATAGTGGACGTGGGCGTTGCCGGCGTTCATCGCCTCTTTGCCAATCTGGAAGCCATCCGGGGGGCGCGGGTGGTCATTGTCGTTGCCGGGATGGAGGGCGCCCTTCCCAGCCTTGTGGGAGGACTGGTCGACAAGCCCGTCATCGCCGTTCCCACAAGTGTCGGCTACGGAGCAAGCTTTCATGGTCTTTCCGCCCTTCTGGCCATGCTCAACAGTTGCTCCAGCGGGGTCTGTGTCGTCAATATCGACAACGGCTATGGCGCCGGGTATATCGCCAGCATGATCAATCAATTGTAAAGAAAAGGGGAGAGCATGAAATCTTTCTCTGTTCGGACAGGCAAACGGATCGAGATGATCGATATCACCGGTTCAATTCAAGACACCGTGAAAGAGAGTGGCATTCAGAACGGCATCTGCTTCGTCTTTGTTCCTCATACGACGGCAGCCGTGACCATCAATGAAAACGCCGATCCCGACGTTCCCAGGGATATCCTGATGGGACTGAACAAACTGATCCCCTTCGGGGACCCTCAATACCGCCATGGGGAAGGGAACTCCGATGCCCATCTCAAGACATCGCTGGTCGGTTCTTCGGAAATGGTGATGGTTGAAAATGGCCGTCTGGTTCTGGGAACCTGGCAGTCGGTATTCTTCTGCGAGTTTGATGGCCCGCGAACAAGAAAAGTGCTGGTGAACCTTCTTCGCAATCAACCCTGATCCGGATTCCGGAGGGGATTTATTCCACGATGATGGAACTGACGCTTTTATCCCATCCCCCTCCCGAAAGACTCCATACTCCCAGGGGATTCGAGTTCGTCCGGGTGAAGGTCCGGCTCTTGCCTTTGAAATCAGGATACTGATAGACAATCACCTGGTTTATCTTCGCTCCGATTTTCAGGCAGGAAATCCGGTCATTCCAGGTGTCCGGCAGATCCTCGGACACCGATCGCTCTGCCAGGTCATCAACCTGCTCTCCTTTATTCAGAATGAGGCAACTCGTGGGGGTGCGGTTGAGGCACCGGGCGTTGTCGTAAAAGAAGACCTGTTCGGGAAGGGGCGTGGCAATGGGGAGTGGGGGGTCCGTCTCCAGAATTTCAACCCGGACTCCTTCAAAACGGACTTTTTTCTCTCCTGAAAAAAAGTCGACTTCGGCAGGACGGTCCTGGAACCCAGTCCCTGCTGAAACGGCAAATTCCAATTCCACCGTAATCGTATCGCCGGCGGCAACGGAAAAATCTACCGAGCCGTCAGTCTTGTCTTTCGAGTAAATCTTTGGAGATCCCTCATTCCCCGAGGCAGTCAAAAGGGTTAATTCCGTTCTGGTCTTGTTTGTCGTGCTGGAAACAGTCATTTTCAGGATGGCCTTTCCCGCCGCAGCACGTGAGGTGTTCACTGAGCCAAAATAGGAGAGCCCATAGAGGGTAATCCTGGCTTTGCCATAGGTTGATCCGTCTGTTCCCTTCTGCAGGGAGAATCGGGTTGCCATCCTGGCCAGGTAGGATGCTTTTGAATCCGGTGACGCTTTGGCCATGGCCCGCAATGTTTTGTGGGCGGGATCGCTTTCCGCTGACCCGCTGTATCTTAAGTTGAGAAGAGAAGGTTTGGGGCTTTCCGTGCCGGCGTCATCAATATCAGTCATTGTGACAATGGCTCCTTTGTTGAGGGGAACCGTTCCGGAGCAGATCCCTTGTATCGGAAGAAAAAACAACAGCAGAGCGGCAAAGGAAAACGTCAAAATTGAGAGTCGCATTTTAAGAAGATAAGAATTCATTGAATTTCTACCCAGGCGATACGTCTCCAAGCGACCGATCCGGGGATGATTAGGGCGAATGTGCGCTTGTCTATCCTGAGATAGAGATGCGGATCGTTCCTCCCCTCCCGAGGATGTCGTGCAGGTGAATGTACCCCTGGAGTTGGTTGCCGCAGTTCACGATGGCAAGGGCGGTAATTTCATCCCTCTGCATGAATTCAATCGTCTGGGCGAGTGACCAGTCGTCTTTAATGGATTTGGGTGACCGGGTCATGATTTCATCGATCGACTTGCCGGAGACCGAGGCGCCTTTCCGGACCAGTCGACGGACATCTCCATCCGTCAGAATCCCCAGGAGACAGTTCTGCCGATCGGTGACCAGGAGAAAGCCTTTGTTTTTTTCATCGAGAACCGAGATGGCTTCAATGGCCGGGGTTCCCGTATAGACCTTGGGGATGTCCGGGCCGCTGATCATGACATCCCGGACCTTTGCCCGCAACCGCTGTCCCAGGCTGCCGCCGGGATGGAATTTATAGAAGTCTTTTTCGCTGAACTTATGCTTATCGATCAGGGCAACAGCCAAGGCGTCGCCCATGGCCAGAGAGGCGGTTGAACTGGAGGTGGGGGCCAGCCCGAAGGGGCAGGCTTCCCGCTCCACGCCCACATTGATCACGGCGTTGCTGGCGCGGGCCATGGTTGAGGACGGATTCCCCGTAAAAGAAATGAGCGGGGCGCCGATCTTCTGAATGCTGCCGATGAGCCGGTTCACCTCCTCGGTTTCCCCGCTGTTGGAGATGGCCAGCACGACGTCGTCCTTCGTGACGATGCCGAGATCTCCATGCAGGCCTTCGACGGGATGAAGGAAAAGGGCCTGCGTTCCGGTGCTCGTCATCGTGGCGACAATCTTTTTCCCGATCAATCCGGATTTCCCGATGCCGGTCACAATGACCCGGCCGGGAGAACGATAAATGATGTCCACCGCCCGGGAAAAATTTTCATCCAGTCTGCCGATGAGCTGCAGGATGCTCTCCGCTTCAATCCGGAGCACTTCCTCGGCACGGGTAATCGTCGAATCCTTCTCCATGTTCTGCCGCCTTGCCATAAATGAATATGTGATTCTTTAAATCAGCCGCTTTGCTATCAAAAAAAAAACGGCATGACAAGAATGATTTTCCCCTGGTTTCGAAATACTCACCGTTCCGGTGAGTTGGACGCAAGATGATGAGGACGGACTTTTCGCTCTGCAAATAAATAAAGGCAGGACCCGAAGATCCCGCCTTTATGCGCGACGGAAGTACAGGAAAGGATATTTTTTTACCTGCGGATCTTCCTCTTCAGGCCAACCAGTCCGACCAGCCCGGAACCGAAGAGCCACAAGGCAGCAGGAATGGGCACGGGAGCAAGATCCACCGCACCAACCGTAAGGCCATGCCAATACTCGCCGGTATGAGTAAAGGTGATCGAGTCATAGGTGCCCGTCAGTTGAAGAACTCCGTGAACCTCTCCGCTACCATAAAACCCCGTGTTATCGCTGTTCATAATTGGGGTTCCGTTACCCCAATAGCCTTGGCCGTAACTCAGGAACGTGATCACATCCTCTCCAAAGTCGACGGTATTGCCGTTCCAGCTCACCAGAGCAAGCAGAGGGTTCGTGACCGCCTGGGAAAATGTGATTGTTACGGTACCACCGGCACCCAATTTAATGATGTCGGAAGCGGGCGGTTCATTATCAACGGTCGAACTGATGTAAGGCGCATTGGGGCTCCAGAAATTGGTTCCCCCGCTTGTCTGAACTTCGTAATAAGTACCGCTGAAGGCCACATCGACGGTTTCCGAACCGATGGTCATCGTGCCGGTTACGGTATTGGCGGTGGTATTCGTCCAATCCGTCCAGTAAACCGTGGCCGCCTGGGCAGTGGAGACAGAGATGAGAATAAGCAGCGATAAAACAGCCCCCATTAAAAATTTTTTCCCGATCATGATTCCCTCCTTTGAAATTTCTGTGGCATGGGATGCCTATTCGTTAAGTCAATAACATTGAAATCTGACCCTGCCGTTTAAAACAAAGGGTCAGCTATTTTAAAAAACGTCGCCTGAGGGCAGCCAGACAGGCAAGACCCGGCGCAAACAGGAAGATCGCTCCCGGCACGGGAACAGTCGTACCCTGGGAGTACAGCCTGTCCACATCATCCGCGGTGAGAACGCCTTCATAGATTTGCACATCGTCGATCAGGCCGCTGAAATATCTGCCCAATGTCCTATGCCTTCCGAAATAGAGACTTGAATCATTATCGACGATGGCCCCCTGGCCGGCTCCGGAGGTTATCAGCTGATTATCGACATAAAGGGCCATACCGTCGGCGCCCAGAGCGGCGACAAGGTGATGCCACGTATTATCGAGATAACTGCTGCCCGTATTCATGGATGGAAAGGTTGAACCATTGCCGTAGCCGGTATTGATGGTCCCTTGTGTATAGGGCGGGCCATCAACCGGTTCATGGTACTGAAGCACGTAACCTCCATAGTAAGGGGTCGTACCGGCACCATGTCCCTTGTCGAGAAGATCCGCCCACATGACCTGGGATGAACCGGGGTTGAACCAGAGAGAGATCGAGACGGTATCGGGATTAAGAAGCGCACTGTAGGCAACCTCGACAAAACTGTTTGATCCGTTGAAAGCGAGGGCATAACTGCCGACTTTTCCCGTTGTATAGGCCGCATTATTAATTGTGCCATTCAGAGTGTTGCTTGACGAATCATTAGCAGTGGTTCCGGAGCCTTCCTCAAATCCCCAATGGCCGATCAGCGTTGCTGCATTTGCTGTCATCGAGAGGCACAGCAATGCGGTGATTACAAAAATACCTAATAATTTCTTCATTCCCAATCTCCTTTCTGCAATGAAACGCCTCAGTTCAGAAACCCCGAAACATTGAGCTACTATACATAATGACCCAATGCCATTCAATCAGGAATAACCTGATTTTTTTCCTTCAAAAAACCTTATCCTTGGTTGAAAATTCTTAGGATTGTGGGAGATAAAATGACTATGAACAGCATGCAGGGAGGAAGACGGTCATTGTCTTGACAGCCGGGTTAATGATATATACTTTCTCTGATGCGGCGTTGCTTCAGTCGTTCAGAACCGACGGAGAGGACGCCGCCATCCTGACCTAAGTGGCAGCAGGCTGAAGTCCGTGGCAGTAATCATATTTTTAAATCAACAAGGAGGACTGGAGAATGTCAAAATCGGAAGAAAGTTTGAAGGAGGCTTTTGCGGGTGAGTCCCAGGCGAATCGCAAGTATCTGGCTTTTGCGGCTAAGGCGGACCAGGAGGGGTATGCGCAGATTGCCAGACTCTTCCGGGCGGCGGCTGAAGCCGAAACGATCCACGCCCATAATCACCTGCGGGCCCTCAAGGGTATCCGCTCAACCCGGGAAAATCTGGAAGAGGCCATTGCCGGCGAGGGGCACGAGTTCAAGGAAATGTACCCGGGAATGATCGAGGCAGCCAAAGCCGAGGGCAACAAGGAAGCGGAAAGGACGTTCGTCTATGCGAATGAAGTTGAACAAACCCATCACCGCCTCTACGAGGAAGCCTTGGCCGGTATAGGCACCGAAAAAGAAAGCTACTCCTATTACGTTTGTCCCGTCTGCGGTCACACCGTTGGGAAAGAGGCGCCGGAGACTTGTCCGGTCTGCGGAGCCAAAGGAAAAGCCTTCAAAAAGATCGACTGAAGATTAAATCATTTTGAGTCCTGGTTTAGGTGAGGTCTTTATTCAAGATCCGCCCGGTAGTCTCTCGAAAAGTTCTGCTGCCGGGTGGATCTTTTTTTAAAAAATGGGTAAGCAATGCTGACGGATATTCTGACCTTGAGCGTCGGACTGGTTTTGTTCCTCTTCGGGATGATGAAATTGAGTGACTCCATGCAGCGGTTGTTTACTGCGCGGATCCGCGGCTATGTCCGCTTCGCTGTGAAGAGGCCGGTCTACGGTCTGCTGACCGGAATGATCGCCACGATGCTGTTTCAGAGCAGTTCCGCCACGACCGTGTTGACCATCGGAATGGTCAGCGCCGGATTGATCAGTTTTTATTCTTCCCTGGGAATGATTCTGGGGGCCGACATCGGCACCACGCTGACGGTGCAGCTGGTGGTCTGGAAATTCACCACCCTCTCGCCCGTCTTTGTCATCCTGGGAGGAGGAATCTGGATATTCGGAAAAGATTCGTGGAAACCCATCGGGGAAGCGATTTTCCATTTTGGGTTGATTTTTTTCGGCTTGAGTCTGGCTACGACAGCTACGGCGCCTCTTCAGCATTATCCGGTCTTTGTCCATTTATTTCAGGAAACGAAAAATCCCTTCCTGGGGGTTCTGGTCGGAGCTGTTTTTACAGGACTCATTCACTCCTCGGCGATCCCCATCAGTATGCTGGTCATCCTGGCCCAGCAGGGCGCGATGAGCATTGACAACGCCCTGCCGATCGTGATCGGCGCCAATATCGGGACGACGGCAACAGCCCTGCTGGCGGGATCTGTTGCCAGCCTTGGTGGAAGGCGCAGCGCCGTTTCGCACTTTCTCTTCAAGCTGATCTGTGTTGGAATCTGTCTGGCGGCCCTGCCGGTTTTTATCCAGACCCTGAAGACTCTGTCCGCCGAGACGGCCCAGCAGATTGCCTTGAGCCATCTGCTGTTCAATCTTCTGCTGGCGGTTTCCTTTATTTTTGTGCTGAAGCCCTTTTCCCGGCTTATTGAAAAGCTTATCCCCGGCAAGGAGGAAACCCTCCCGCTCTGGCCTCAATACCTGGATGAGGCCTTATTGGACAAACCCCGGGAAGCCCTTGACCGCGTCAAAAAGGAACTGGAAAGGGAAGCCTTTCTGGCCAACCGGATGCTGGTGGACAGCATGAGCCTCTTTGACCGCTATGAACCGGTTAAAAAGCAGAATATTTTGTATGTGGAAATGGTGGTGGATACCCTTCGCAGGGAAATGGTACAGTATCTGTCGAAGATCTCTTCCAGTAATCTCTCTCCGCAGATGTCCCGAAGGCTATTCAACTACACCTCCATGGTCGATGACATCGAACGGATTGCCGATCACGCGGTCAATATCGTGGAACTGGCAAGGAACAGGCATGAAAGAAATATCCAGATTACCGTAGAGGGAAGCGTGGAGTTGCTTCATATCCGACAGCTTGTTGAAGCCAACCTGGGGGATGCCCTGGCGTTGATTTCCCGGCGAGATGAAGAATGCATCCGCGACATCACCTGCCGCGAGGCGCAGATCGATGTGGAGGTCAAAGAAGCCCGGGACCGCCATCTGATGCGTTTCCATCATCACATGGCTGCTGCGGACTCCGGCCCCACCTTTGTCGAGCTTCTCATTCAACTGGAACGGATATCCGATCACTGTCAGAATATCGCCGAATCCATCTATGAACTGGAGGAAGAATAAAAAGAAGAGTTCAGAGGGGCTCTCCTGGTCCGGCAGATCCGGAAAGCCAGGCCTTGCCTTCGGTGTAGAGCTTCTCTACCGCTGGACCGCGCAGGCCCGGCAGACCCGTCTTGACCTCGAAACCGACCTTCGTCTGGAGATAGGCGAGGTGGCGGTACCCCTCGGGGAAGCGGGCGAGGATTTCCGGATCCAGACGAAGAACGACTGCGGGATCCACCGGATCGAGCCGATCCTTCTCGTAAATGGGCTGGCGCCGCACAATCCCCCAGAGGCCTTCCCGCTTCTCGAAAAAGTCGTAGAAGCGCCCCGTGCACAGGACGTCCACAAGGACCCCGTCTACCGTTGCCCGCTGGCTGATCGTCATCTTGGTCTGGGAGATGGCCCGCGTCCCGGCGAGCTCACAGGTCCAGCCGCCGAGGAAGTGCAGGATGCTCACACCCTTATTAAACCCTTCGCGGCTTACTTCGATAAACTTCTCTGCCGGCCCCTGGAACCAGGTGGCAGTCATATACCCGTCGGAATGCCAGACCGTTGCGAAGCGCTCCCAATCCCCGGCGTCACGCCAAACGGCCCAGTTTTCCACCACCTCCCGAATCGCCAGTTTGTCGGCAGTTAAATCCGTCATCCTTCCGTTGCTCCTTGTTGATTTATTCCTGAAAAACTTGAGGCTTTTGCCCAAGCGCTCCTTATCCCTTCAAGACGTTCAGGGGTTTCTCGATCGGAAGAAAGGTGTTTATGCCTTTGCATCCGATGGTTCGGCTAGAGACTCCAGGACGGAACGAAGGATACAGGCCATGGTTCGATAGAAACGGGTCGTGGCGTACTTTTCCATCCGCTCGGCGACGGATAAGCCAAAAGGGATGAGGTGATTCTGCAGGACTTCGCCTTGCAGCCGCAAAGCCAGGGATTCCTTGGCACTGCTTCCCTCCTGTATGGCTTCAGCCTCCTTGAAGTAGAGAAATGCCATGAATTCAAGCTCGACGGCGATATGGTCCGGAGGGAGGGTAAAGGTCTCTGTTAACTGAAGCCCCGCTTCATAATAGAGCCCGGCAATCTGAAAGGTCGATTCCTGCAGGAGTTTCCCCTCCCGGTAAACCGATTCGAAAAGATAGACTTGCCTCGGTTTTGAAGCGAAGCACATCCGGGTGTAATCCTTCTCCAGCGCCAGGAGCTCTTCCCAATCTTCCAGGATCGAGCCGGGATCAAGTTTGGCGCAGGCAGAATCCAACCCGGCGGTTTTCAGTGCATCCGTCAGGGTCGATATAAAAATGCCGCTCCGGAGATCCTGGTTCAGTTCGTCGTCCGGATAGTTGAAAATGGTGGCAAGGCGTCTGAAAATTTCAGCGCGGGCCAAGATATCGGCCAGGCGATTGTTTGAATATGTAGAGGTCATGATTTCTTGATCGTCTCCTGTTTTGTTTTCGATTTAGACCTATCGGATATATTCTATATATCCTGAATAAGGACCGGGCAACAGATTTCTGTGCCCGGTCCTCCGGAACGGCTTTCCAGTGTCCCGATTACTTGCTTTTTTCTTTCTGCTCTTCTTCGATTCTGGTTCTTCGGTCACTGAACTTCTTGAAGCCTGCCACGGCAAAAGCCGCCGCCACGGTAGGCACAGTCATAGTGTCACCGGTACTCAGGCTGCTGACCTTCAGCGGCATCTTGGCAACCTTTGGATAACCGGCAGTCACGGGGCTCTTTTTATCAAGGACAAAAAGGTGCGTCCCCCCGTTTTCTTCATACCCGTAGAGAATCAGATTTCTTTCTTTTGCCATCTTGACAGCCCGACTCTTCATCGTTTGGAAGTCGCCGAATTGCAGTGCTCCCGTCGGACAGACTTCGACACAGGCAGGCTGTTTACCTTCACCCAATCGATGAGCGCACATGCTGCATTTAACGATCTTCCTGGCAGCTTCATCAAACTGGGGAACATGGAACGGACACACTTTGGTGCACATCTGGCAGCCGATACAGATTTCGGCATTATAGAGGACCGGCCCATATTCGGATTTGGTCAGGGCCTTGACGGGGCAGTTCTTCACGCACTGGGGATCAAGGCAGTGCATGCATCGTTTCTGGTAAAGCCCCTCATCATTAACGGTCACAAAGGTCCGGAAAAGGCCCTTTGCCGCCTGGTTATGATACCTGAACTCCTGCACACACCGGTAGCCACAGGTGTTGCAGCCGGTACAGAAGGTATTGTCGAGCAGGATTGCGTATTCTTTCATGTTTGTTCACCTCACTTATGCTTTTCTGATACTGACGTAAACGTCTTCCACCCAACCCATTCCCGTGGGATCGTGTTTCTTGACGATATTGGGATCCTTTTGCGGAATGAGATCGCCATCCCGATAGCCAAAGTCTTTTGCGGTTCTCAGGTTCTTCGCCCGATGCCCGATGCCGTGGAAAGTCAGAATGCAGTCCTGTCTCGCCACACGGTTCGTTAGATGGATCTTGGCCTTCTGGGGACGTGGCAGGTCTTTGACATAATTCGGATCGTTCTCCAGAATGACCATGTCCCCTTCCTTCAACCCGAGTTTCTTCCCTGCTTCAGGGTTTATCCAGACACAGTCCATGTGGTTTCGCACCGTCACTTCCTTCAGAACGGCATTGTTGATAAAGTTCGGATCGGCATGCATGTGCCAGGGTGCCCGCGTAATGAGCAGGGAAAATTTATAGGGATCCGTGGAGGCATGCCAGCGGGGAGCCCACTTGGGAAGCGGTTCATGGCCGACGGGAACAAACTCGTCAATATACATGCGGATGCGCCCTTGAGGTCTCCCATAGCCGATTTCACGGAGCGTCTTATAATTCTCATAGGGCTTGTTGTCGATCCAGAAGGCGCCCTTCTTCATAAAATCAGCCGTATTTTCCCCGGCGCCCACATTTTTTATCGCCACATCGCCGATGTTGGTGGGAATTTTCTTGGCAGGATCACCGCTGCCATCCGTCGTCCAGTACTTGGGCGCCATGGCCATCCCGATAGCCGCGGCAAAGCTGCCCCAGCCGATCTGGTCGCCGGGCGGCTTCTGAATCGGCGCACCGCCGAAAAGGCACGGATTCTTCGGGTAATAGAGACGCGTGTCGAGTTTTCCTTCCTCGAACTGATGCGGCGCAGGAATGACGTAATCACAGAAATAGCCCAGGTCATCGAGGTAAAGATTCCAGTCGACGACCATGTCCATTTTCTCCGTGGCCTTCTCGAGCATCTGCGGCTGGATCATGGCGAAGAGGCCCCGGTGGGGGTTGCGGAAAAAGACGACCTTGGCCCGGTTCGTTTTGTAGAGTCCCCATCCCACCATGCCGTAATGCCCGGGGGCGGAGAAGTCCTTCTTAAGATATATCTCATTTGTCACAGGAAATTCATTTCGAAAGTCCACAGGTTCCGCAGGCTGTTCGGGAAACGGAACAACAGGTGGAGCCAGTTCTTCCAACCAGGGAATCTTGAGCCCATGAAGGAGAATAACGCCACCCTCATGATCGATTGCTCCGGTGAGTGCATTAAGGACGCTGATGGCGTGACGGAGCCGCCAGCTGTTGGCATAGTTGGGACCGGCAGCGTCGCGCTTGTAGGTAGGAATGAAAGATTGAGGCGCGGCGGCGGCGAACTCCAGGGCGATCTTACGGATTGACTTGGCGGGAACTTCGGATATTTTGGCAGCCCACTCAGGGGTATAAGTCTTGATCTCCTCTGCAAGCAATCCGATGACGGGTCTGGCAC encodes:
- a CDS encoding VPLPA-CTERM sorting domain-containing protein; translation: MIGKKFLMGAVLSLLILISVSTAQAATVYWTDWTNTTANTVTGTMTIGSETVDVAFSGTYYEVQTSGGTNFWSPNAPYISSTVDNEPPASDIIKLGAGGTVTITFSQAVTNPLLALVSWNGNTVDFGEDVITFLSYGQGYWGNGTPIMNSDNTGFYGSGEVHGVLQLTGTYDSITFTHTGEYWHGLTVGAVDLAPVPIPAALWLFGSGLVGLVGLKRKIRR
- a CDS encoding secondary thiamine-phosphate synthase enzyme YjbQ — protein: MKSFSVRTGKRIEMIDITGSIQDTVKESGIQNGICFVFVPHTTAAVTINENADPDVPRDILMGLNKLIPFGDPQYRHGEGNSDAHLKTSLVGSSEMVMVENGRLVLGTWQSVFFCEFDGPRTRKVLVNLLRNQP
- a CDS encoding KpsF/GutQ family sugar-phosphate isomerase, whose translation is MEKDSTITRAEEVLRIEAESILQLIGRLDENFSRAVDIIYRSPGRVIVTGIGKSGLIGKKIVATMTSTGTQALFLHPVEGLHGDLGIVTKDDVVLAISNSGETEEVNRLIGSIQKIGAPLISFTGNPSSTMARASNAVINVGVEREACPFGLAPTSSSTASLAMGDALAVALIDKHKFSEKDFYKFHPGGSLGQRLRAKVRDVMISGPDIPKVYTGTPAIEAISVLDEKNKGFLLVTDRQNCLLGILTDGDVRRLVRKGASVSGKSIDEIMTRSPKSIKDDWSLAQTIEFMQRDEITALAIVNCGNQLQGYIHLHDILGRGGTIRISISG
- the larB gene encoding nickel pincer cofactor biosynthesis protein LarB: MEAFREILEKVKKGAIGVDEGLSLLKGQFYLDVGCAKVDLQRESRVGYPEVIYCSGKTAEQVKAILEAMLERDSNILATRVSLELFEEIREICPDALYSPLARVVAIKRKKVEVPSSYIAVVTAGTSDLPVAEEAALTAELFGNRVERIVDVGVAGVHRLFANLEAIRGARVVIVVAGMEGALPSLVGGLVDKPVIAVPTSVGYGASFHGLSALLAMLNSCSSGVCVVNIDNGYGAGYIASMINQL
- the larC gene encoding nickel pincer cofactor biosynthesis protein LarC gives rise to the protein MKILYYDCFSGISGDMNLGAMLDLGINPSYLLEELKKIRIDSYEIRISRDKRRGISGTRFEVFIPPESSPRHSRNYPEITLLIQESELSERAKELSLLIFMKIAEAEARIHDCPLEEIHFHEVGAIDSILDIVGAAVCLDYLQVDRVLSSSVEVGGGVVRCAHGILPVPAPATTEILKGIPIKYGGVPFETTTPTGAAILAATVNAFTDKVNFTPQKIGYGIGQRDAEIPNVLRVFLGESEGDLEEGVTEEDAWLVECNLDDMNPELYEAVMEALFEKGALDVYLTPILMKKSRPAVTLSVICSGDRKRDMEEVIWYQTTTFGLRSSRISKAMLKREFAEVKTQYGPVSMKYAVFRGRRIKSKPEYEDCKRLAMENGVGIKEIMDLLSAGITET
- a CDS encoding rubrerythrin family protein; protein product: MSKSEESLKEAFAGESQANRKYLAFAAKADQEGYAQIARLFRAAAEAETIHAHNHLRALKGIRSTRENLEEAIAGEGHEFKEMYPGMIEAAKAEGNKEAERTFVYANEVEQTHHRLYEEALAGIGTEKESYSYYVCPVCGHTVGKEAPETCPVCGAKGKAFKKID
- a CDS encoding LamG domain-containing protein, whose protein sequence is MKKLLGIFVITALLCLSMTANAATLIGHWGFEEGSGTTANDSSSNTLNGTINNAAYTTGKVGSYALAFNGSNSFVEVAYSALLNPDTVSISLWFNPGSSQVMWADLLDKGHGAGTTPYYGGYVLQYHEPVDGPPYTQGTINTGYGNGSTFPSMNTGSSYLDNTWHHLVAALGADGMALYVDNQLITSGAGQGAIVDNDSSLYFGRHRTLGRYFSGLIDDVQIYEGVLTADDVDRLYSQGTTVPVPGAIFLFAPGLACLAALRRRFLK
- a CDS encoding nuclear transport factor 2 family protein, coding for MTDLTADKLAIREVVENWAVWRDAGDWERFATVWHSDGYMTATWFQGPAEKFIEVSREGFNKGVSILHFLGGWTCELAGTRAISQTKMTISQRATVDGVLVDVLCTGRFYDFFEKREGLWGIVRRQPIYEKDRLDPVDPAVVLRLDPEILARFPEGYRHLAYLQTKVGFEVKTGLPGLRGPAVEKLYTEGKAWLSGSAGPGEPL
- a CDS encoding Na/Pi cotransporter family protein, translating into MLTDILTLSVGLVLFLFGMMKLSDSMQRLFTARIRGYVRFAVKRPVYGLLTGMIATMLFQSSSATTVLTIGMVSAGLISFYSSLGMILGADIGTTLTVQLVVWKFTTLSPVFVILGGGIWIFGKDSWKPIGEAIFHFGLIFFGLSLATTATAPLQHYPVFVHLFQETKNPFLGVLVGAVFTGLIHSSAIPISMLVILAQQGAMSIDNALPIVIGANIGTTATALLAGSVASLGGRRSAVSHFLFKLICVGICLAALPVFIQTLKTLSAETAQQIALSHLLFNLLLAVSFIFVLKPFSRLIEKLIPGKEETLPLWPQYLDEALLDKPREALDRVKKELEREAFLANRMLVDSMSLFDRYEPVKKQNILYVEMVVDTLRREMVQYLSKISSSNLSPQMSRRLFNYTSMVDDIERIADHAVNIVELARNRHERNIQITVEGSVELLHIRQLVEANLGDALALISRRDEECIRDITCREAQIDVEVKEARDRHLMRFHHHMAAADSGPTFVELLIQLERISDHCQNIAESIYELEEE